The Cucurbita pepo subsp. pepo cultivar mu-cu-16 chromosome LG15, ASM280686v2, whole genome shotgun sequence genome contains the following window.
gaattgtgagattccacattggaccggaaacctctccttaacaaaaATACTTAGAGGAAGTCCGAAAACAAAAGTCGGAAGAgcgacaatatttgctagtagtgggcttgagttattacattaaaaaaaaaaaaaaaatatatatatatatatatatatatatcattcttgaatctaaaatatttttttaggagATATTTATTCACAAATATTCGAcataaattttgagaggtcTAATATATACATTTAAGTACCGTAAATACTCATGAAAGGTTTCTCGAGAATTAGGGTTACTACTGTTTATTTTAACCTTATTTTCTCGTGGTTGAACAGAGTAGCTTGTAGCTATCCGTACAAAAACATAACAATTAAGATTGATGAGGCGAGCGATGCTCCTCATTACTTGGCCTTTGTCATAAGGTTTCAACAAGGCAAAAATGATATCACTGCCGTTCAGCTTTGCGAGGTAACCATTTCAACCTTATCAAATAAGGCCTAAACTATTTAATCTTCAACTTAActtgttaaaattttgagcTATTTGTAAAATTTGCAGACGAAGAACTTCGTGTGCAAGCTACTAGATCGGAGCTACGGTACCGTGTGGACGACGGCGTCGCCGCCGAGGGGACCGTTGTCGTTGCGAATGTTGCTAACGAACGAGGACGGAGACGAGCAGTGGATCGTCCCCATTAACGATATTCCTCGTGATTGGAAGGCTGGAGATATCTATGATACTGGAGTTCaagttaattaaattcatCGTCTAAATNttttttttaattttaatttttattaatttattattattatttttttaactatttttataattatttaattgggTGTATGTAATTTTTGAAgtgtataataaattaaatatttgtgttCTTCGAGTATAAGTGTATAATGAATCGTCAATTATATCATATTCAATTATTCACCACATACgtaaaattgataatattattctttttattttttttattccatttttcaCGTAAACACAAGATAAAAGGAACATTAAAAATGtctatataaaaattaaagttaaggaatttattaaatatttttaaactttcaaggTTATGTTAGACAcgaaattgaaagtttagagacttATTAAACACTTCTTAAAATTCATAGACCAAATAGATATGAACTTTTATGTTTATCTGTTGGTCTTTTATGTTGATCGGTTGgttaattgattttttcctaattttttttaaactaaaaataagagtagtttatgtgtgagatctcactatGGAGGGAAACTAAACCTTCCTTATaatagtgtggaaacctcccctaacaaacacgttttaaaattgtggaGCTGATGTCAACAAGTAATAAGTCAAAGCATATAATATCTGATTGTGAAGTTGATGTCAACAAGTAATaggtcaaagcggataatatctatatCTGATAGTGATAGATTTGGGCTAACGAAGACTTTGAGAATAAGAGTGATTAAGGTAGttaataatttacatttaaacctaattaaattaaatgaaagtcCATGGTGAAAATTTAGGTTGGGtttttttatctattaaaaaaaaaaaaaaaaaaaaaaaagtcagattttgaaaggaaatataagtgagaaaataacaaaatttgacttttgacttttgactTTGGTGTGGCATAAAACCAGATCTACAAGAAACTTCTTATTCAaagaattttatatatatatatatatatatatatatactcagACTTATCTATCTAAAGGCTTGGTTCaattgaaaaggagaagaCAGTTGTAacgcagaaaaaaaaaaaaaaaaaaaaaaaaaaaaaaaaaaaaaNNNNNNNNNNNNNNNNNNNNNNNNNNNNNNNNNNNNNNNNNNNNNNNNNNNNNNNNNNNNNNNNNNNNNNNNNNNNNNNNNNNNNNNNNNNNNNNNNNNNNNNNNNNNNNNNNNNNNNNNNNNNNNNNNNNNNNNNNNNNNNNNNNNNNNNNNNNNNNNNNNNNNNNNNNNNNNNNNNNNNNNNNNNNNNNNNNNNNNNNNNNNNNNNNNNNNNNNNNNNNNNNNNNNNNNNNNNNNNNNNNNNNNNNNNNNNNNNNNNNNNNNNNNNNNNNNNNNNNNNNNNNNNNNNNNNNNNNNNNNNNNNNNNNNNNNNNNNNNNNNNNNNNNNNNNNNNNNNNNNNNNNNNNNNNNNNNNNNNNNNNNNNNNNNNNNNNNNNNNNNNNNNNNNNNNNNNNNNNNNNNNNNNNNNNNNNNNNNNNNNNNNNNNNNNNNNNNNNNNNNNNNNNNNNNNNNNNNNNNNNNNNNNNNNNNNNNNNNNNNNNNNNNNNNNNNNNNNNNNNNNNNNNNNNNNNNNNNNNNNNNNNNNNNNNNNNNNNNNNNNNNNNNNNNNNNNNNNNNNNNNNNNNNNNNNNNNNNNNNNNNNNNNNNNNNNNNNNNNNNNNNNNNNNNNNNNNNNNNNNNNNNNNNNNNNNNNNNNNNNNNNNNNNNNNNNNNNNNNNNNNNNNNNNNNNNNNNNNNNNNNNNNNNNNNNNNNNNNNNNNNNNNNNNNNNNNNNNNNNNNNNNNNNNNNNNNNNNNNNNNNNNNNNNNNNNNNNNNNNNNNNNNNNNNNNNNNNNNNNNNNNNNNNNNNNNNNNNNNNNNNNNNNNNNNNNNNNNNNNNNNNNNNNNNNNNNNNNNNNNNNNNNNNNNNNNNNNNNNNNNNNNNNNNNNNNNNNNNNNNNNNNNNNNNNNNNNNNNNNNNNNNNNNNNNNNNNNNNNNNNNNNNNNNNNNNNNNNNNNNNNNNNNNNNNNNNNNNNNNNNNNNNNNNNNNNNNNNNNNNNNNNNNNNNNNNNNNNNNNNNNNNNNNNNNNNNNNNNNNNNNNNNNNNNNNNNNNNNNNNNNNNNNNNNNNNNNNNNNNNNNNNNNNNNNNNNNNNNNNNNNNNNNNNNNNNNNNNNNNNNNNNNNNNNNNNNNNNNNNNNNNNNNNNNNNNNNNNNNNNNNNNNNNNNNNNNNNNNNNNNNNNNNNNNNNNNNNNNNNNNNNNNNNNNNNNNNNNNNNNNNNNNNNNNNNNNNNNNNNNNNNNNNNNNNNNNNNNNNNNNNNNNNNNNNCTGTTGTGTTTGAATTGGGTAAATTACATGAGTGTTGCTTGTATGCCTTAAGCTTCCGCCGTATGTATGCATGCGTTATTTTATGTGTAGAATTGTGTATGCCGGGTTTCGGGTGTTTGATGGACGAATTCGCCCCAGTGAGCGCGAACTTCGTGCcctgggtgcttgatggaggtcatcgccccgttgagccggtatgcctagtttgcatgaattacaTACTATGATGTTAGAAGAAGATTGCATGCACCCTCTGTTAATTGCTAGGGCCCATTTCTTTGATAAGATTAGGGAACCTCGGTTAGGAGCGATATGCCGCTCTAGCCTGACTTAATTTTTCCCTAGAAACTTAGCGGTTTACCACGGTAAGAAAGTACCCCggagtgttcatagattgctagcgtgtgaacggtatctatagcttcgtgggaggaccaaggggtccctgatcagtccttactgctcttagccatttcgcatgggaaatgtgtccccacgtcgtacagcccattagctgcatgggaacgggttggTCGCGCCCCCCCTAGAGGGACTAGATGGGCGTAGGGGTactcagcacacccctaggccaggtaccatgtagtcccagatagccatgtagaggtagcacctcatagagagataccgaccaTATTAGCTTGGCATAAAGAACCTCTAGGCGTTTAATGAGAGAACGAAAAATCAGTGAAACACAAGGGGCAAGCCCCAAGGGACCTAGATTAGAGCCAGTCGTCCTAGAACCGAAATAGGAAACCGTGGCAACctgttaaattaagatgcgaaaagagcctacaagtaggtggcttactgagtataatttttatactcatccttgctatgttttccctttttttttcaggagCGCGAGGCGTCGGTCAAGAGTGGGCGTGATCTGAAGGGAATTGTCACAGAGGAATGGGTTGTCCCGGGGCGTCAGTCCAGTCTTagtctttatttttgtattcgcattctttttaaatttattttccaaacgGTCTTGTGTTCTGTGTTTATCGTTCGAAaaactttattgaaatttgatgattttCGCTACTGCATATTTAAATCTCTTGTGCATCTGTGTCGTGTCGTTAGTCATTGTCCGTAGTAAAATATTGGGCTGTGACAACAGTTGACTCGTAGAAAACAGGATAGGACAGGTAACCTATAGACTCAACGATCAGTTCAGTAAAAACTCACTTCTCCTTCAGACGTGTCCTCGTCAATCTAATTGTTGTTTGGTTATCGTTTTTTGGCTAGGATTTCATTTTTCctaaccaaaacaaaaagaaactcgATCGGATACTAGAGACAAGCGTAAGTTAGGAACACATTCGACCTGGGGAcgaaaaaagtttttttttttttaataaataaaatggattTCTTATAATTATTCTTGAAAATGCTCAGAATATGTAGTAAATAAAACGAATTTAGTAAAATAATGTtggaaaaaaatgtaaaatataattattttattgaaattatattttaaagcaATTGCAGCCATTTTCCTATTtcctatattttaattaaataaaattatgtttttttaaattattaaaaaaaaaaaatcacctgTAATGTAGGAAACTACGTCGTTTTGTAAAAGCGCAGACCTATATAAATTCCCGTGGTCAAACTTTCTCTTCATTGGCTCTGAACCGAAAATGGAGTTTCTAGACGAGGATGCGAAACCCAGGTTCCTTTTCCAATCTCGCGCCATTCCATCTCCGGCGACTGAGCTCCAAAACGAATCACAATCCAGCAAGATCTTTGTCTCAATCACCGTCGtaatatcttccatttttcttattctctCGATTTTATTCGTCCAATTCGAACCATTCAGATCTCTTCTCATCTGGATTTCTCTCTCGCTTCTTCTCGGTCCATTTGCCCCAATTTCCCTCACCGGCGGCGATATTCGAGTCGGTCGTGGTCCGATTGTTGAAATTCCCGACGAAGAACACGAACTAGAAGACGATGCGAAGAAGAAACCTGTTCAAAAGCGCTCAAAACTGCGTAGATCCGAGGAAATCACTGCTGGTGCAATCGAAATCGCTGAAAAAGTCACTGCGAAAATGGAGAACAGAAATGGAGCTCTTCAGAGTCGCAATAATGGAGTAAATTTTGCGATTGAAGAGACGGAATGGGACGAAGGGGAATTAGGGCTTTTAAAGAAGCAATTGGCGAAGCATCCTGTGGGGAAGCCGAGGCGGTGGGAGATAATTTCAGAGGCGTTTGGCGGAAGGCATAAAGTGGAAAGTGTGATTAAGATGGCTAAGGAAatgggagagaagaaattaggCGATGAGGATTCTTATGCACAATTTCTGAAGAACAGGAAGCCGATGGataagagaattgaaaatgtCGATGAAGAACGGCCCGGTGGCGCCGTCGACGCTCAGGTCGCCGGTTGGAGTTCTGGTGAAGACATTGCATTACTCAATGCTTTGAAGACGTTTCCAAAGGATGTGCCTATGAGATGGGAGAAAATCACAGCTTCTCTTCCGGGGAAGACGAAGGCAGCTTGTATGAAGAGAGTTGGGGAATtgaagagagattttcgaaattCCAAAGCTGCTAATGACATCTGAGAGAACAGAAATGGAGTAATTTGAGATCAAATTCTTCAACTTTTGTGTCAAAGAGGTAATACAAAATCTTGAaatgtcttatttttttcatcatttttccCCTGTTACACATTTTATTGGTTATATCAAGTTTACAAGTTACCATTTCATTTCTCCACTGGTTAATTGTGATACATCTGCTAGCATTTTGATGCAATGAAATTCCATACTCATTTTTTCCTTAGAATATTGCATCATGAATACTGCTGGTTAAAGGTTCGTGACAAATTGAGGGTAgtttctgtgagatcccatgtcggtgGCGgaggggaataaaacattccttgtaagggtgtgaaaacttctccttgaTAGACAACCTtgtaaaattgtgaggttgatggtgataGGTTGTGGGTCatagcggacaatatttgatagctgttacaaatagtattagagacagacactaggtggtgtgtcaacgaggacgctggcccccaaggggatggattgtgagatcccacatcggttggagagcattccttataagggtgtggaaacctgtccatagtagacacatttcaaaacaaatcgtgaggctaacggcgataaataacgggccaaagcggacattATTTACTAGCATGGACTTGAACTGCTACTCTCATTTAGCATTTGATATGagatgatatattattttgttgattatGTTTTGCttttctccccaaccgatgtgagatctcacaatccacttcccttcagtgtctagcgtcctcactgacactcgttcccttctccaatcgacgtgggacacccaaatccaccccttttggggcccaacTTCCCTGCTCGCACGctacctcgtgtccacccccttcggggctcagcctccctcgctagcacatcgcctggtgtttagctctgatatcatctgtaacagctcaagtccacttctagccgatattgtcttctttgggctttcccttttagattttccctcaaggtttttaaaatgcctccggtggggagaggttttcacacccttataaagaatgcttcgttctcctctctaaccgatgtgggatctcacactatcACTCCACGTTAAAGTTTCTATTTCATGCCATAGTTAAAATTATGGACATTAGTTTAGTTCCTTGTTTAAATCTGGTTGCAACCATTAGGTTAACAATGATGATCTTGGGATTTGATTGTGTTTGGATGATGGCTGGTGAAGAATAGAGATGACATTTTGGAGTATAGATTACAGAACGTGTCTGGTTATTTATGCCATTAGGTTTACTTACAGAACGTGTCTGGTTATTTATGCCATTAGGTTTAGCTTGTGATCGTTTAGAAAACATTTCACGACTCTAGAAAAGGGTAAATGAATGTAAACTAGATTTGATTGAACCGAATTATTCCGTTCATTGATTTTAGCTCATTGATTTTAGCAGCAACGACATTCCAGCTCGATGTCATTGAGGTTTCTTTAAGCCTTTTTACAAAAGATTGATCATCAATCCTCAGGCCCTTGTTTAGGGATTGTAGTTGATTACTACTACTAGTCTTCATATAGGGCTGTCGACAACCTTTGTCTTTGCAGGTTTTTCAGATTTATCAAATGTTCGATAAATTTAGTCTCTCAACTTTTGAGCGTGTCTAAATGAAACCATGACTTGTGTAGCATCAGGTTTCAAAGCTTACCGCTTCGATTTCCAGAGCGTGCCCCCTCTTGGCCATTAACCTTACAAGGAATGAAAATATTAGAGCATGCCTCCTCTAGTTCGGTTTTGACCCAACTCAAATCGAACCGGATCCTTTATTATCGGTTCAAGCTGGTCTACAGAGGATTCAACTTGATCCAACTTGtttcatagttttttttttctgtcttttatctatattttacaaataaatgTTATCAAAATCTAATTCGAGttcttttaaaactaaaataattagttttaaacaacaacttgtttgtttttaaaattggatgAAAAAGTCTTGTGagaaaattaatacaatttaCTACCATTCAAATAGTTATGAAACAATAAAAGTAgactaaaattaatatttaaaaaataagatcgattatgttcattttcatttatgtcTGTCTAAGCCATTTTGGCAttaacatgttttattttcactcacatgcttaacatgaaaatttcaaagagaTTATTCAATATAGAATTGCTCAAAGCAAAATTGCCGTCCATTCATCCTATCCTCTAGAGATTCTTGGTCCATTTATATACTTCTCGTTGACTCACGTCACAGGTTCATTCATCCTATCTTCTAGAGATTCTTGGTCCATTCATATACTTCTCGTTTACTCAGGTGTCACAGGTCTATTCATCCTATCCTTTAGAAAATTTATCACAGCTCCATTCATCCTATCCTCTAGAGATTCTCGGTCCATTCATATGCTTCTTGTTTACCTAGGTGTCACAAGTCTATTCATCCTATCCTCTaggaaattataaaacaactatcgagcataagctctcatggctttgctttagacTTTCCCAAATCTATCCtctaagaaattataaaacaactatcgagcataagctctcatagctttacTTTAGGCTTTCACATAAGTAATGCTCTGATGGAGATACTATTCTTccattataaattcatgagcATTTCCAAAATTAGCCAAAGTGGGATCACttccaataattctcaacaaaatctaccgtcaaaatttagaaaaatatttatcttaaataaattgatgaaAGATATATAAACCAAATAAAGTTTAGGAGGCGGTTGGAATGTTTTTGGATAAAAGACAGCGCCATCGAAAATCAGACGTAACGCAACGTTTCGGCGTCACCTCCAAAGCCTTTATCCGTTTCTACACTATTCCAGTTCCAAAACCCTAACCCACTTTTCACTCTCATCTCCGGCGAATTCTTCCGATGGGTCTTCTCTCATGGTGGAAAGGTGGTTCTGCGCCATCGGAGTCCAATTCGAAGCCGCAGCCTCCTCCGAAGAACGTCTCTCAGCCGCCCGAAGTCCCTGGCCTTAACGGTGCCGTCGAAGTCCCCCGACCGGCCGCCACTGTGACCGTCTTCGAGTTCGGCTCCGTTTCCGCTTCATCCGATAGTGTCACCCTAACCGGTTACTGCCCTGTCTCCGACGACCTCGAGCCCTGCCGCTGGGAGATTCTGCCTGCAAGCGGCTCCGACGCGCCTCTTTTTCGCGTCGTCTTCTGAGGTGCTTGAGATgtaagtaaaattaaaatctataaaCGATTATTCTAGTAGAACGAAGCCTgctaatttccattttttgtttgggagatttgatttttttctttcgcaTATCGTGATTTATCTTCGTAAATTGCTGAATCTTGTTCTTCGTTGATTTGTTTTCCATTTGCTTCTTCTCACAATCTGTGCAATCCGTAATCATATATTTGatcatacaaaaagaaaatgactgcatttgcatttgcatttccatttccatttccatttccatttttgttccaAGTCGAAATTGTTTAGTTCATCTTTTGAATCATAGATTTGGGGCTTAGGAGTCGATTTCTTCACTTCTGAATCTATGCAGGTTAGGGTTTAGAAATCATCTTAATTAAATCACTTATATCCATCCAAAATCACTccaaaaacatgtttaaaattGCTATCAAAcatgtttgtttttgtgttcgagaaaatttgtttcaaaatcaataCCATTTTGTGCTTTGATTTGTTTTGGCCAAGTTGTGAATGTACTTGAAACTACAGGTTTATGGAAGCCACAAGAATATGCCTCAATGATTATTGGTTTTGTTGGCCAGAAGCTTCTTGGAATCATTCAAGAGAGTTGCAGTAATTTGCGGCGTTTCACATAANaaaaaaaaaaaaaaaaaaaaaaaaaaaaagtatgcaAGTTATTTAGaattgatgaaatttcaatCTTAGCTTGCTAATTTCATAATTGTCTGCTTTTgtgatgaatttttttgttcctttacTCATTCTGTGAGAagaatcttccatttttctttcatgatatcatgttagtGAAGttcattgttgttgttgatcatCTGAGGTTTAGAATTCAAGAACAGTCGATATGATTCTAGACATCCCTGTTTTATTTCAATCTAGAAAGGATACAAAAGGGGGAGGAAGAGGAATTCTCATGCAAAGCCTCGAAAGCACATGTTTGGGAGTAATTTTGAACGATTAAAGTATGTTTAGGAGtcattttgaatgattaaagAATGTTCGGGAATGATTTTAAACGTGACAAAAGTGAGAAAGGATACAAAAGGGGGAATGAAGAGAGTTGGTTTTCAGATGGAATACTAGACTCGGATCTATGGATCTCGTCTTCTTTAAACATAGTTATGTTAACTATATCGATTTGTTATGAGAGTTGGTTTTTCCTTATCCACATGCTTTATCAGTAAATAACAATATACTCTAGAATCTTTAGTCTCTCGTGCCCGTGAGGAGACACTAAACCTAGCTTCCTCCCAAACCTCCTCAATGAACCGTTGTCTTAcaacatataaaattattattagataGATACCAGACTCGGATCCATGGATCTCGTCTTCTTTAAACATAGTTATGTTAACCATATCGATTTGTTATGAGAGTTGGTTTTTCCTTATCCACATGCTTTATCAGTAAATAACAATATACTCTAGAATCTTTAGTCTCTCGTGCCCGTGAGGAGACACTAAACCTAGCTTCCTCCCAAACCTCCTCAATGAACCGTCTGTCTTAcaacatataaaattattattatatagatACCAGACTCGGATCCATGGATCTCATGAGAGTTGGTTTTTCCTTATCCACATGTTTTATCAGTAAACAACAATATACTCTAGAATCTTTAGTCTCTCGTGCCCGTGAGGAGACATTAAACCTAGCTTCCTCCCAAACCTCCTCAATGAACTGTTTGTCCTACAACATATAAAATCATTATCAAATGAGACGGTTCACANTTTTTTGTAATTGGCACATGCTTTGTTAAACCCCCCATAAGAACCATATTCTGACTTTTATCTGGAGAATATCCAACAACCGATTCCATTGAGTGAATAATGGACCCAGATCCTAAAAACAACAAAGCTTTTGAATAAGCATGCGtaatcaaatgaaataaagCAGCTCGATAAGACCCTATACCCAAAGCTAACATCATATAACCCAATTGAGACATTGTAGAATAGGCTAAACTTCTCTTAATATCTTTTTGAGCANGAAACGAAATTGATTCGATTTTTAGATTCAACCCTCGACTTGATTGGGCTTTTGGGCTCAACCCTTTGAATTTGGGCTTTACTAGATATGGgccaaattattatttaatcaactTCTTTTGGGCTCATTTGAACCTAGACCTATGAGTTTGATAATGTGTTATTATACCTATAAAAGCTATTAGATTCCTGATGTAAGGTATTNTAGCTCCAAATAGTACTGTTATTATACCTATAAAAGCTATTAGATTCATGATGTAAGGTATTACTATAAAAAGCGGAAGAAGCCGAGCGACAAGAAAAATTCCCGCTGCTACCATCGTAGCAGCATGTATAAGAGCCGAAATCGGGGTAGGACCCTCCATAGCATCAGGTAACCATACATGAAGAGGAAATTGAGCAGATTTAGCAACTGCACCTGCAAATAATAGGACGGCGCACAAagtaacaaataataaattaacctcattattataaatcaagttattgaatattttaaataaatcccGAAATTCAAAACTCCCTGTTGTCCAATAAAGACCTAAAATCCCTAATAATAAACCAAAATCCCCCACGCGATTAGTTACAAATGCCTTTTGACAAGCATTTGCCGCAGTAGGTCGAGTGAACCAAAAACCTATTAATAGATAAGAACACATTCCAACCAATTcccaaaaaatataaatttggatcaaattcGAACTAGTAACTAATCCCAACATTGACGTATTGAACAAACTCATATACGcaaaaaatctcaaatatcCTTGATCGTGAGACATATAATTGTAGGTAGGACCCTCCATAGCATCAGGTAACCATACATTAAGAGGAAATTGAGCAGATTTAGCAACGACACCATCGGGGTAGGACCCTCCATAGCATCAAGTAACCATACATGAAGAGAAAATTGAGTAGATTTAGCAACGACACCCGTAAATAATAGGACAGTGCACAAagtaacaaataataaattaacctcattattataaatataattttttcgttaatttataaataataacatgCTAATTTGTGGTtggtcaaatttttttaaaaaataagtttgatttaaaaaaaaaaaaaaagtttaaaaggattagaaaaaaggttgaaatttgaatgtttGAGCATTTTGGCACGTGTAGAAGAgtatgagaagaaaaatgacaaataatttcataaccGGACACTGTGGACAAAGATATGCTTACCTGCCTGTGATCTTTTCTCGGCCCCATTTCTTCCTCCTCGTGGCAGACAACTTTACGGACCGCCACTCTGGACCAATAAA
Protein-coding sequences here:
- the LOC111811566 gene encoding dnaJ homolog subfamily C member 2; the protein is MEFLDEDAKPRFLFQSRAIPSPATELQNESQSSKIFVSITVVISSIFLILSILFVQFEPFRSLLIWISLSLLLGPFAPISLTGGDIRVGRGPIVEIPDEEHELEDDAKKKPVQKRSKLRRSEEITAGAIEIAEKVTAKMENRNGALQSRNNGVNFAIEETEWDEGELGLLKKQLAKHPVGKPRRWEIISEAFGGRHKVESVIKMAKEMGEKKLGDEDSYAQFLKNRKPMDKRIENVDEERPGGAVDAQVAGWSSGEDIALLNALKTFPKDVPMRWEKITASLPGKTKAACMKRVGELKRDFRNSKAANDI
- the LOC111811567 gene encoding uncharacterized protein LOC111811567, coding for MGLLSWWKGGSAPSESNSKPQPPPKNVSQPPEVPGLNGAVEVPRPAATVTVFEFGSVSASSDSVTLTGYCPVSDDLEPCRWEILPASGSDAPLFRVVF